GGTATTCCGAACTCCAATCAGAGTGCACATTTCCGCCTCGTGACTCATGGCGTTTGGGTCCAGTCCATGCCCTATGACCACAACGGCCAGCGTATGGGTGGTGCGCTTTCGTTTGAACGACTTAGGAAGTCTGCTGACCACTCCTCGATCGTTCAGGACGAGGCCCTCGGAGAGATGTGGTTTCGTCTGCAGCCTTATTTTGAGCAACTCATCACCGGAGTTCGAAAAGAAAGCAAACTTGCGGCGTATGATCTGAAAGGAAACGAGCTCGACCTCAAAGAGATTCGTAACGTTCTGCGCGACCATAAAAGCGTTGTGGTCAGCTCGCCCGAGATTACTGACGAACAAGGGCTTCATGCGCAGCGGATGGCCGAAGCCATCGGGGCACCGCTCATCCTCGTCGCCTCTCAGGACCTCGCCACGTTCAGACAGCTCTTCCCCTCGTATCATCTGGTCTTCCCGCAGTTCACTGCAGATGAGCTCAAACTCTTCTCCAAAGCAGAATGGCAAGCCCCTGCGCAGCCATGGCTCGCTGCACCAGAAACTCTTCCGCCCATCACGGCAAAGCACCCGAGCCTCGCAGGATTCGTCGAGTTCGTCGAAGCCATGCCTCAGGATTTTGAAATCCGACTCGAGGCATTCTTCCCGAACCAAAAGCCGCGTACGGAGTCCGGGATTGGCGTAGAGATCGTGGTTGCTAACAGGCGTATCTACTCCGGTCTGGTTCATTCGAATCTCGCCGGCGCACACGTGGTCATCCACGTCCCGATCCCCGTTTCATCCTCTCTCAGTGCGACGCAAATCTTTGGAAAGCGGGCAACCCAGACGGATCCCGAAGACTTCGTCAATCAGGTCATCTTGGGGGTTGAACAATCTTTGGAACGGGTCCTGCTCAAGACCGTTAATACCATTGAGGATTTTGAGTCTGACCAGGCCCGAACGCTGCTCCAGAGCGTGATGCAGGGGCGGATCATCACCGAAGTGGATGAAAAGGGGATTCTGGGCTTTAGAGTGGTGTCCAATGTACTTCGACACGATCTCGTCGAGAAACCTCTCTTTCGGACCCTAAAAGGGGAGTTGCGCTCGTTGAACGATCTTGCAAAGAACCTGAATCGCTTCGGCGCGATTTACGGAGTCAACACCGCGATTGAACCCGATCTCGAAGGCATCGATTCGTCTCATGTACTCGAACTCCACGAGTTCGAAGAGATCGCCCTGATCCAGATGATTGGATACACCGCATACGTGCGAGTCGATGCGCGTGACGTACTGGTGGAACATAAGGGGGCTCAGGTCAGGGATTGGGCATTTGGCATTCGAGAGTTCTCTGACAGCACTTTGCTGATAGAGAGCTACTTCCCGCCAGAAGACCACGATATGATGGCGCGCAAGATCTGCGAAGATTGGTATGAGAATCATCAAGACCCTGAGATGCGGAGGCATGCGCATCGGCATCTCGTGCACTACCTCACGGAGCTCATGAAGTCCGGAGGCGGTGCGCCGCAATGGCTTCTGGAGCTGAGGCTCTTCCCAACGAATCAGGGGCTTGTTTCTATGAAGACCATCATGGAAGAGGCTCCGGTTGTGATGATGGATGGGTGGCCCTCGGATTTGGTCGCTTTGGATACCGACCCGGTAAACGCGCCTAGAGAGGCGAAAATCGGAGAGCTCAAACCGAAAGAGCCACTCACTCTCAAACTTCATCCTGTGGCTGCCCGCGCGTTGCATGAATTGGAGCTCGTCAGACCCCTCAACGTCACCACCAAAGAGGTGGATTTCCTTGCCGCTGAGCTCTCGCCTGACCTCGCTCTTGTGCACCGAATTCAAAATGCTGCCCTCGATGCGACCCTCGGCATTCAGCTCGAAGGGCAGGGCGATGTGCAAGTCATGCTGATGAAGGAGCGCGAAGTCCACCACTTGCCCCAGCTTGCGCGGAACGCTGGCGTGAGTGGCGTGGTGAAGGTCGACGACTTGAGTATTGTCGGTTCGGTTCGCGAACTCGAAGGGTGGCTCTTTGACCAAGTTGGCATCTTCTACCATCAGCTCGTTCGGCAGGTTCTAAGTGGTGTAGCCACAGGTGAGCGGCGAAATCTGATTCTCAAAGCGCTCATGCAGTACGCGGCGCGGCACGTCATGTTGATGGAAGAAACCTCTGGCTTTGTGGTCCGATGCACAGATGTCGTTGCGAATCAGGTTATCTCTCTGCCTATCGTTGAGACCGAAGGGGGGCTAACCACCGTGCGTCAGGTTCTTCAAGGCTACCTCAAGGCGACAGCCACTCAGAAGTATGAAACTTGGGTTGCGCCCTGGTTGGAATCCACCAATGTGGACACAAAGAAGTTCTTGAAGCAAGCGTGTACGCAGGGCGCCATCATTCGGCCTCCGTCAAGAGCGGCCAAGAGCACTCTGGACTATACGCAACCTCTTGAAGACTGGCTCAATCAAGGCCTCAAGGCCCTCTCGCCCAGCCAAACCAAGATTTTTTGTCGTCTCAAGGACAATGTGCAACCTCTGGTTCAACTGGAGTTGATTGCGCTGCAGTCGGTAAGTGCCGAGGTCAATGTGAATCATCCACTTGTACAGCGTGCGTTGCATTCTTCGGACGCCCGAAACCTCCTTCTCGTCGCCATTTACGGCACGGTCAACTCGTATTTTCAAGAGGTTACGGACCAACACGAACTCGAGTTCCAGGCCGCTTTGGCAGAGCTTCTGAGCAAGCAATAATCAGCGTTGCCCCAAAAATTGACCCTTCGTTTGAATCTTTGTTGACAGGGCCATCTTCCGTATTTATAACGCCCATCCCTCGTGGGGTTGCGCAGGTAGCTCAGTAGGTAGAGCACGGCCCTGAAAAGGCCGGTGTCGGCGGTTCGAGCCCGCCCCTGCGCATAGAAAAAAACCGGTCTTTTGACCGGTTTTTTTGTTTCTTGGGCGCTCGTATACAAGTCGAAAGTTTTGGGTTATCAACGCGTTGAAGATTAAAAACTACTGCGAACTGCTCTGGAGGACATGATGAGTCGACTGATGGTTTTGCTCGTTTCGTGCGGGCTACTTGTTGGATGCGAAAAGAAGGCCGAGGAAGCCGCAAACACTGAGGCTCCAAAGGTTGAGGCACCCGAGATCAAAACGGACAAAGGTGTGGATCTCGAGAAGAAGGTAATCAAACTCGGCGCCCTCAACGACGAAAGCGGACCAGCGGCCGCAATCGGAAAACCCTACGCACTCGGAAAGCGCATCCTGGCTGAGCAAGTCAATGCCGGAGGCTCCGGACTTCTCCCTGAAGGTTGGACCATTGAGCTCGTCGAGCGCGACCACGGCTACAACCCTCAAAAGTCGGTGCAGGCGTACAACGAGATCAAAGAAGACGTCCTCTACATCACCACGAGCTTTGGTACCCCAAACACGCTTCCGCTCCTCAAGAGCCTTGAGCGTGACACCATGATCGCTCAGCCCGCCTCGCTCTCCTCAAAAATGGCCGAGAACAAGCTCACCCCGCCAGCCGGGCCCGCCTATATTTTTGAGGCTATGCGCGGCATGGATCATGCCGTGCGAATGGCGGGCGGTGCCGATAAAGTCAAAGCGGGAATCGTCTACCAACAAGATGATTACGGCCAAGACGGAATCCATGGCTGGGAAGCAGCAGCCGAAGCCCACGGGGTCGAGGTCGTGTCCAAACAAACCATCGCGCCTGGCCAAAAGGACTTCGCCGCTGTCGTAAGCGCGCTCAAAGATGCCGGCGCCACACACGTCCTCTTGACGGTCTTGCCATCGGCAACCGGGCCAATCCTCGGGACCGCTGCGCAGCTCCAATACGCCCCAGTCTTCTACGGTTCGACCCCAAGTTGGACGGACCGTTTCTTTGAGCCCGAAGTGATTCCAGGCGCGGTCTTCGCGAACTTCTACCTGCTCTCGGGCCTGCCGTATTGGGGCGAGGACCTTCCCGGAATGAAGCCTTTCCTCGAGGCCTATGAAAAGTACGGCAAAGAGAAATCAGGCCCAGATTCCTACATTCTGCTTTCC
This Microvenator marinus DNA region includes the following protein-coding sequences:
- a CDS encoding ABC transporter substrate-binding protein, producing the protein MSRLMVLLVSCGLLVGCEKKAEEAANTEAPKVEAPEIKTDKGVDLEKKVIKLGALNDESGPAAAIGKPYALGKRILAEQVNAGGSGLLPEGWTIELVERDHGYNPQKSVQAYNEIKEDVLYITTSFGTPNTLPLLKSLERDTMIAQPASLSSKMAENKLTPPAGPAYIFEAMRGMDHAVRMAGGADKVKAGIVYQQDDYGQDGIHGWEAAAEAHGVEVVSKQTIAPGQKDFAAVVSALKDAGATHVLLTVLPSATGPILGTAAQLQYAPVFYGSTPSWTDRFFEPEVIPGAVFANFYLLSGLPYWGEDLPGMKPFLEAYEKYGKEKSGPDSYILLSYIQGLQGLEAIKKAIEAKDLTREGVVSQLNSMDAFNAQGLIEPMNLTKVPYIVSTKTRLLKPKMEEKSWEVVDAYEAPEKYTAE